From Myxococcus stipitatus, the proteins below share one genomic window:
- the cglE gene encoding adventurous gliding motility protein CglE: protein MKKSQLAAALALLSSPALAATPPEGVAFEPRRGFYTDTNIGVFFTVGGENAYSNAQTYLQLGIGYDLTERLSLGAHFGLGSSAQNCFAGYLPGTETCALSDNFTMSFLDVSAAYHVRLMNRLYLTPKVVAGYTRLDPAPVDPDEHDPGSAVSAPNAGVGVGLEYATGMDHFTVGADLLARYVIGPNITAFAFFPKVKYTF, encoded by the coding sequence GTGAAGAAGTCCCAGCTCGCAGCCGCGCTCGCGCTGTTGTCGTCTCCGGCCCTCGCGGCCACGCCTCCGGAGGGCGTGGCCTTCGAGCCGCGCCGCGGCTTCTACACCGACACCAACATCGGCGTGTTCTTCACCGTGGGCGGGGAGAACGCCTACTCGAACGCGCAGACCTATCTGCAGCTCGGCATCGGCTACGACCTGACGGAGCGCCTGTCGCTCGGCGCGCACTTCGGGCTCGGCTCCTCCGCGCAGAACTGCTTCGCGGGCTACCTGCCGGGCACGGAGACGTGCGCGCTCTCCGACAACTTCACCATGAGCTTCCTGGACGTCTCCGCCGCGTACCACGTGCGGCTGATGAACCGGCTGTACCTGACGCCCAAGGTGGTGGCGGGCTACACGCGGTTGGACCCCGCGCCGGTGGACCCGGACGAGCACGACCCGGGCAGCGCCGTCAGCGCGCCCAACGCGGGCGTGGGCGTGGGCCTGGAGTACGCCACCGGCATGGACCACTTCACGGTGGGGGCGGACCTGCTGGCCCGCTACGTCATCGGGCCGAACATCACCGCCTTCGCCTTCTTCCCGAAGGTGAAGTACACGTTCTGA
- the rsmD gene encoding 16S rRNA (guanine(966)-N(2))-methyltransferase RsmD produces MRIVAGTAKGRALAGPKPTSRHIRPTADRVRETLFNVLGQFLDGQRVLDLYAGTGALGLEALSRGAGAVVLVDQDREAQALCRQNIQSLGFTSGVELLAQPVARALETLGRRGERFELVFADPPYAARVVETVLDGVVGAGLLAPGGMLVVEHDKREAAPESHAGLVREDQRRFGDTLVSFYRAP; encoded by the coding sequence ATGCGAATCGTCGCAGGCACCGCCAAGGGGCGGGCCCTGGCCGGCCCCAAGCCCACGTCCCGTCACATCCGTCCCACCGCGGACCGCGTCCGCGAGACGCTCTTCAACGTGCTGGGGCAGTTCCTCGACGGCCAGCGCGTGCTGGACCTGTACGCCGGCACCGGCGCGCTCGGCCTGGAGGCCCTGTCCCGGGGCGCGGGCGCCGTGGTCCTGGTGGACCAGGACCGCGAGGCCCAGGCCCTGTGTCGCCAGAACATCCAGTCCCTGGGCTTCACCTCGGGCGTGGAGCTGCTCGCGCAGCCGGTGGCCCGGGCGCTGGAGACGCTGGGCCGGCGGGGCGAGCGCTTCGAGCTCGTCTTCGCGGACCCACCCTATGCCGCCCGGGTGGTGGAGACGGTGCTGGATGGCGTGGTGGGAGCGGGGCTGCTGGCGCCCGGCGGCATGCTCGTGGTGGAGCACGACAAGCGCGAGGCGGCGCCCGAGTCTCACGCGGGCCTCGTCCGGGAGGACCAGCGGCGCTTCGGGGACACCCTGGTGAGCTTCTACCGGGCGCCCTGA
- a CDS encoding sigma 54-interacting transcriptional regulator, with amino-acid sequence MDFEKHQNLHTIIMLRDVIRKWWQMELAFADRLGVVHEWQRGDIAPPPNAFCRISLFSKEGLRRCSQSVRVLHEKFRGNRKLRRSLFHDCHLNFSIVGAPLYVDNEYEGCLFVEGFARQSLNARDVEVMRSRLRQFAPPFSDLERPEERVPVLDGGELAKLSDLLEFAVQEIANHEAELSRREEQPPPPSPDVLERYRFEKIIGRSGPMMEVFRLMEKVANSDSTVLINGESGTGKELVARAIHHNGPRKDKPFVVQNCSAFNDNLLESALFGHTRGAFTGALRDKKGLFEVADGGTFFLDEVGDMSPALQVKLLRVLQEGTFLPVGGTQVREVNVRVIAATHKDLGELVRRGEFREDLFYRINVIRLQLPPLRERRDDLPILIDHFLRKHHREDQRARGLTPEAMAILGAYAWPGNIRELENEIERLLVLGGDLEVLPAELLSSRIRDAVVPGGGPFMPARAHGRLHEAVEALEREMIHQGLVRTRNNKSRLARELGISRSNLILKISRYGLDKGLPDDDETEVEA; translated from the coding sequence ATGGACTTCGAGAAGCACCAGAACCTGCACACCATCATCATGCTGAGAGATGTCATCCGCAAGTGGTGGCAGATGGAGCTGGCGTTCGCGGATCGGCTCGGCGTGGTGCACGAGTGGCAGCGAGGGGACATCGCTCCGCCGCCCAACGCGTTCTGCCGCATCTCCCTCTTCTCCAAGGAGGGGCTGCGGCGCTGCAGCCAGTCGGTGCGGGTGCTGCACGAGAAGTTCCGGGGCAACAGGAAGCTGCGCCGCTCGCTCTTCCACGACTGCCATCTCAACTTCAGCATCGTGGGCGCGCCGCTGTACGTGGACAACGAGTACGAGGGGTGCCTGTTCGTGGAGGGCTTCGCGCGCCAGTCCCTCAACGCGCGGGACGTGGAGGTGATGCGCTCGCGGCTGCGCCAGTTCGCGCCGCCGTTCTCCGACCTGGAGCGGCCCGAGGAGCGGGTGCCGGTGCTGGACGGCGGAGAGCTGGCGAAGCTGTCCGACCTGCTGGAGTTCGCCGTGCAGGAGATCGCCAACCACGAGGCGGAGCTGTCCCGGCGCGAGGAGCAGCCCCCGCCCCCGTCGCCGGACGTCCTGGAGCGCTACCGGTTCGAGAAGATCATCGGCCGTTCGGGGCCGATGATGGAGGTCTTCCGGTTGATGGAGAAGGTGGCGAACTCCGACTCCACCGTCCTCATCAACGGCGAGTCGGGCACCGGCAAGGAGCTGGTGGCGCGCGCCATCCACCACAACGGCCCGCGCAAGGACAAGCCGTTCGTGGTGCAGAACTGCTCGGCCTTCAACGACAACCTGCTGGAGTCCGCCCTGTTCGGCCACACGCGCGGCGCGTTCACCGGCGCGCTGCGAGACAAGAAGGGCCTGTTCGAGGTCGCCGACGGGGGCACGTTCTTCCTGGACGAGGTGGGCGACATGTCCCCGGCGCTCCAGGTGAAGCTCTTGCGCGTGCTCCAGGAGGGCACGTTCCTGCCGGTGGGCGGCACCCAGGTGCGCGAGGTCAACGTGCGCGTCATCGCCGCCACCCACAAGGACCTGGGCGAGCTGGTGCGGCGCGGCGAATTCCGCGAGGACCTCTTCTACCGCATCAACGTCATCCGCCTGCAGCTGCCGCCCTTGCGCGAGCGCCGAGACGACCTGCCCATCCTCATCGACCACTTCCTGCGCAAGCACCACCGCGAGGACCAGCGCGCGCGGGGCCTGACGCCGGAGGCGATGGCCATCCTCGGGGCCTACGCCTGGCCGGGCAACATCCGCGAACTGGAGAACGAGATCGAACGGCTGCTCGTGCTCGGCGGCGACCTGGAGGTGCTGCCCGCGGAGCTCTTGTCCAGCCGCATCCGCGACGCCGTCGTGCCCGGAGGCGGCCCGTTCATGCCGGCGCGCGCGCACGGGCGGCTGCACGAGGCGGTGGAGGCGCTGGAGCGGGAGATGATCCACCAGGGCCTGGTGCGCACGCGCAACAACAAGAGCCGGCTGGCGCGCGAGCTGGGCATCAGCCGCTCCAACCTCATCCTCAAGATTTCGCGCTACGGCCTGGACAAGGGCCTGCCGGACGACGACGAGACGGAGGTGGAGGCATGA
- a CDS encoding cation diffusion facilitator family transporter, with translation MTTHTHTRGGGGHGHEHGHDHGHDHHHHGHGHAHPPAPRRGGLAEERRKDRRRLIFALVLTATIALAEAVGGWLTHSLALMSDAGHMLTDVSALALSLVALWFAEKPADVKKTYGYYRMEILSALLNGVLLLGITAFILYEAWERFQTPQPVSLGPMAVVAGVGLVANLGALAFLHQTHSMNVRGAFLHVLGDTLSSVGVLIGAGIMALTGWFVVDAVISAVISVVIVVGAVRLVRDAVDVLMEAVPAHVDMPQVRELLLRVPGVTAVHDLHVWTISSGVYALSAHLVVLDPMVCNNDEILSAVKHDLYDRFGIDHTTIQIESETYAHLGEVH, from the coding sequence GTGACTACCCACACTCACACTCGCGGCGGAGGCGGACACGGACACGAGCATGGGCACGACCACGGCCATGACCACCACCACCACGGCCACGGACACGCCCACCCCCCCGCTCCCCGGAGGGGGGGGCTGGCGGAGGAGCGCCGGAAGGACCGCCGCCGCCTGATTTTCGCCCTCGTCCTGACGGCGACCATCGCCCTGGCGGAGGCCGTGGGTGGGTGGTTGACCCACTCGCTGGCGTTGATGTCGGACGCCGGACACATGCTGACGGACGTGTCCGCCCTGGCGCTCAGCCTGGTGGCGCTGTGGTTCGCGGAGAAGCCGGCGGACGTGAAGAAGACGTACGGCTACTACCGGATGGAGATCCTCAGCGCGCTGCTCAACGGCGTGCTGCTGCTGGGCATCACCGCCTTCATCCTCTACGAGGCCTGGGAGCGCTTCCAGACGCCCCAGCCGGTGTCGCTGGGGCCCATGGCGGTGGTTGCGGGCGTGGGCCTGGTGGCGAACCTGGGAGCCCTGGCGTTCCTGCACCAGACGCACTCCATGAACGTGCGCGGCGCGTTCCTCCACGTGCTGGGGGACACGCTGTCGTCGGTGGGCGTGTTGATCGGCGCGGGCATCATGGCGCTGACGGGCTGGTTCGTGGTGGACGCGGTCATCTCCGCGGTCATCTCCGTGGTCATCGTGGTGGGCGCGGTGCGGCTGGTGCGCGACGCGGTGGACGTGTTGATGGAGGCGGTGCCGGCGCACGTGGACATGCCGCAGGTGCGCGAGCTGCTCCTGCGCGTGCCCGGCGTGACGGCGGTGCACGACCTGCACGTGTGGACCATCTCCAGCGGCGTGTACGCGCTGTCCGCGCACCTGGTGGTGCTCGACCCCATGGTCTGCAACAACGACGAGATCCTCTCCGCGGTGAAGCACGACCTGTACGACCGCTTCGGCATCGACCACACCACCATCCAGATCGAGAGCGAGACGTACGCCCACCTGGGCGAGGTCCACTGA
- a CDS encoding alpha/beta fold hydrolase produces the protein MSSPEAVYFHQDRLRVPDGADLYYQVSGDGEPGMVLCDGLGCDGFAWKYLAPYLSRHHRVLRWHYRGHGRSGIPEDRERIGMLYTCDDLERIMDAAGLRQAVLFGHSMGVQVALEFHRRHADRVRGLVLLCGSYGNPLDTFHDSTLLKRMFPTIRRVVERFPEQSARLIHAALSTELAVQLAISLEMNRERIARNDLAPYFEHLARMDPVVFVRTLDSLSEHTAFDHLLHVDVPTLVVAGERDKFTPGWLSRKMAARIPDSELLLIPDGTHTAPLEAPGLVELRVERFLRERLGVATTHGAATSRAGSSPSSA, from the coding sequence ATGAGCAGCCCGGAGGCCGTCTACTTCCACCAGGACCGCCTGCGCGTGCCCGACGGCGCCGACCTGTACTACCAGGTCAGCGGCGACGGGGAGCCGGGCATGGTGCTGTGCGACGGGCTGGGCTGCGACGGCTTCGCGTGGAAGTACCTGGCGCCGTACCTGTCGCGGCACCACCGCGTGCTGCGCTGGCACTACCGGGGGCATGGCCGCTCCGGCATCCCGGAGGATCGCGAGCGCATCGGGATGCTCTACACCTGCGACGACCTGGAGCGGATCATGGACGCCGCGGGGCTGCGCCAGGCCGTGCTCTTCGGCCACTCCATGGGCGTCCAGGTGGCGCTGGAGTTCCACCGCCGCCACGCCGACCGCGTGCGCGGGCTGGTGCTCCTGTGCGGCAGCTACGGCAACCCGCTCGACACCTTCCACGACTCCACCCTGCTCAAGCGGATGTTCCCCACCATCCGCCGGGTGGTGGAGCGCTTCCCGGAGCAGTCCGCGCGCCTCATCCACGCGGCGCTGAGCACGGAGCTGGCCGTCCAGCTGGCCATCTCCCTGGAGATGAACCGGGAGCGCATCGCGCGCAACGACCTGGCCCCCTACTTCGAGCACCTGGCCCGCATGGATCCGGTGGTGTTCGTGCGCACCCTGGACTCGCTGTCCGAGCACACCGCCTTCGACCACCTCCTCCACGTGGACGTCCCCACCCTCGTGGTGGCGGGAGAGCGCGACAAGTTCACCCCCGGCTGGCTGTCCCGGAAGATGGCCGCGCGAATCCCGGATTCGGAGCTCCTGCTCATCCCGGATGGCACCCACACCGCCCCCCTGGAGGCCCCGGGGCTGGTGGAGCTGAGGGTCGAGCGCTTCCTGAGGGAGCGGCTGGGCGTCGCCACCACCCACGGGGCGGCCACCTCCCGGGCGGGTTCGAGCCCCTCCAGCGCCTGA
- a CDS encoding TonB family protein produces MAAAKNNGLTLRITGPDGSTVETVSEAESVIVGSGAQAAVKIQDPRVSNLHVMLKVDKDGSVTAIDLGSEAGTEVGGQKLVIPTALKPGDVLRVGGSRVEVLFGEPAPERPAPAGAKVAGPRFQGSVTQQPRPAAAPMSMPQVVTPPSAAGGTRGGFVFSNPRVEPGASGSLRTDRVVPPVVNRLEPPPPPPVERAEPAARAAPAKAREERKPTVLPHLQEQLPPEAMPTSAEKVLQVAMLWGDTLLQVQHFKDGVPVTIGDGKKNAFLVHAAEVGRRHVLAVSHADRLEVRVPAGAGAFVTERGDVKTKDALRAAGKLSGTVEAPVFSLGLHDRVEVSVGTVAFVARYVKPSPAIAANSLVEADYTFFKITSICLLAGLAVVLAMTLTPRSELPPNDDIFESQQRVAKFLLTPEKKLEQKKLQLTGVEEGVKAKDEEGKFGKEDAKQQEAAPSKPGTPMVDKNKKEKDRQVVGKVGLLGAFKGLKGGASDVFGPGGFGTGLNNALGGLKGGAAMGDAQGVGGLGSRGSGTGGGGTAMGIGGLGTKGEGRGAGGSGGIDLGGRGKSITKVIPGKTTVVGGLDKDVIAKVIRRHQGEIKYCYESELNKDPSLAGKVAVAFTIDPTGAVADANVSETTLNNSRAEQCMLSRIRRWKFPEPKGGGVVAVTYPWLFSPAGAEGGEG; encoded by the coding sequence ATGGCGGCGGCGAAGAACAACGGCTTGACCCTTCGGATCACGGGGCCTGATGGCTCCACGGTGGAGACCGTCTCGGAGGCGGAGAGCGTTATCGTGGGGTCGGGCGCCCAGGCGGCGGTGAAGATTCAGGACCCTCGGGTCTCCAATCTCCACGTGATGCTCAAGGTGGACAAGGATGGCTCGGTGACGGCCATCGACCTCGGCAGCGAGGCCGGCACGGAGGTGGGCGGGCAGAAGCTCGTCATCCCGACGGCGCTCAAGCCGGGGGACGTGCTGCGAGTGGGTGGCTCGCGGGTGGAGGTGCTCTTCGGTGAGCCCGCTCCCGAACGACCGGCGCCCGCGGGCGCGAAGGTCGCGGGGCCACGCTTCCAGGGCTCGGTGACGCAGCAGCCGCGTCCGGCGGCCGCGCCCATGTCCATGCCCCAGGTCGTCACGCCGCCCTCCGCGGCGGGCGGCACGCGGGGCGGGTTCGTCTTCTCCAATCCCCGCGTCGAGCCGGGCGCCTCGGGCTCGCTGCGCACCGACCGGGTGGTGCCTCCCGTCGTCAACCGCCTCGAGCCTCCACCTCCGCCCCCCGTGGAGCGCGCCGAGCCTGCGGCGCGCGCCGCGCCCGCGAAGGCCCGGGAGGAGCGCAAGCCCACGGTGCTGCCGCACCTCCAGGAGCAGCTGCCGCCCGAGGCGATGCCGACGAGCGCGGAGAAGGTGCTCCAGGTCGCCATGCTCTGGGGCGACACGCTGTTGCAGGTGCAGCACTTCAAGGACGGCGTGCCCGTCACCATCGGCGATGGGAAGAAGAACGCGTTCCTCGTCCACGCAGCGGAGGTGGGGCGGCGGCACGTGCTGGCCGTCAGCCACGCGGACAGGCTCGAGGTGCGCGTGCCGGCGGGCGCGGGGGCCTTCGTCACCGAGCGCGGCGACGTGAAGACGAAGGACGCGCTGCGCGCGGCGGGAAAGCTCTCCGGGACGGTGGAGGCGCCGGTCTTCTCGCTGGGCCTGCACGACCGCGTCGAGGTGTCGGTCGGCACGGTGGCCTTCGTGGCGCGGTACGTGAAACCGTCGCCGGCCATCGCGGCCAACTCGCTGGTGGAGGCGGACTACACCTTCTTCAAGATCACCAGCATCTGCCTGCTCGCGGGCCTGGCGGTGGTGCTGGCCATGACGCTGACGCCGCGCTCGGAGCTGCCGCCGAATGACGACATCTTCGAGTCCCAGCAGCGCGTGGCGAAGTTCCTCCTCACCCCGGAGAAGAAGCTCGAGCAGAAGAAGCTGCAGCTCACCGGCGTGGAGGAGGGCGTGAAGGCGAAGGACGAGGAGGGCAAGTTCGGCAAGGAGGACGCCAAGCAGCAGGAGGCCGCGCCGTCCAAGCCGGGCACGCCCATGGTGGACAAGAACAAGAAGGAGAAGGACCGGCAGGTGGTGGGCAAGGTGGGCCTGCTCGGCGCCTTCAAGGGGCTGAAGGGTGGGGCGTCGGACGTGTTCGGCCCCGGCGGCTTCGGCACCGGCCTCAACAACGCGCTCGGGGGGCTCAAGGGCGGCGCCGCCATGGGTGACGCGCAGGGCGTGGGCGGCCTGGGCTCGCGTGGCTCCGGCACGGGGGGCGGCGGCACGGCGATGGGCATCGGTGGCCTGGGCACCAAGGGCGAGGGCCGGGGCGCGGGTGGCTCCGGGGGAATCGACCTGGGCGGCCGCGGCAAGTCCATCACCAAGGTGATTCCGGGCAAGACGACGGTGGTGGGCGGCCTGGACAAGGACGTCATCGCCAAGGTCATCCGGCGCCACCAGGGGGAGATCAAGTACTGCTACGAGTCGGAGTTGAACAAGGACCCGAGCCTCGCGGGCAAGGTGGCGGTGGCCTTCACCATCGACCCGACGGGCGCGGTCGCCGACGCCAATGTCTCCGAGACGACGCTCAACAACTCCCGGGCCGAGCAGTGCATGTTGTCGCGCATCCGGCGCTGGAAGTTCCCGGAGCCCAAGGGCGGCGGCGTGGTGGCGGTGACGTACCCGTGGCTGTTCTCGCCCGCGGGCGCGGAGGGCGGCGAGGGTTAG
- a CDS encoding tetratricopeptide repeat protein: MSRSNTAFARTGKTQMNWFRSLLAGSLAFTAACASGPQTKPSSASPVEKPAASAPAPVLTPAPPKESTASEDFSAALQAFEAGDLDAARQGFEKVLVKSPQSLNAQYNLGVIAERQGHVDAAREAYEKVLLLEPAHTPAVLNLAGVYRSLERGDDAIALFAKALKVPGREHDAALLNGLSTTYRLLGRLDESEATARRVLARNKDNAQAYKNLAQVAYARQKFSVAELLAGTARKYADKDPTLYNLLGMIYLKQDERGRALAQFQRAVQLDEKFVPGYLNLGALALRYRDYAGAERAFSRAIELEPGSPEARLYLAYALDGQKGRDPKKGLAAGEAFEQVLAARADLPEAVCGAGWAYAADRAGFEKAIAFLDRCKSLESSTEQDRQMITAKVQGLQNMLKAPPPQQAEQAEGEKKDTATGGAGSMLNNLPQDANAPATEESPAAREGAPAEQADAPSAPEPAPAPVQ; encoded by the coding sequence GTGAGCCGCTCCAACACCGCGTTTGCAAGGACGGGGAAGACGCAGATGAACTGGTTCCGCTCGCTCCTGGCGGGCTCGCTGGCCTTCACGGCGGCGTGTGCCTCCGGGCCCCAGACGAAGCCCTCCTCGGCGTCGCCGGTGGAGAAGCCCGCCGCCTCCGCGCCGGCGCCCGTGCTCACCCCCGCGCCCCCGAAGGAGTCGACCGCATCGGAGGATTTCTCCGCCGCGCTCCAGGCCTTCGAGGCCGGGGACCTGGACGCCGCGCGCCAGGGATTCGAGAAGGTGCTGGTGAAGTCGCCGCAGAGCCTCAATGCCCAGTACAACCTGGGCGTCATCGCCGAGCGACAGGGGCACGTGGACGCGGCGCGGGAGGCCTATGAGAAGGTGCTCCTGCTCGAGCCGGCGCACACGCCCGCGGTGCTCAACCTCGCGGGGGTGTACCGGAGCCTGGAGCGCGGGGACGACGCGATCGCCCTCTTCGCCAAGGCGCTGAAGGTGCCGGGGCGCGAGCACGACGCGGCGCTGCTCAACGGCCTGTCGACCACGTACCGGTTGCTCGGCCGGCTCGACGAGTCGGAGGCCACCGCGCGCCGCGTGCTGGCGCGCAACAAGGACAACGCGCAGGCCTACAAGAACCTGGCGCAGGTGGCGTACGCGCGGCAGAAGTTCTCCGTCGCGGAGCTGCTCGCCGGCACCGCGCGCAAGTACGCGGACAAGGACCCGACGCTCTACAACCTGCTCGGGATGATCTACCTGAAGCAGGACGAGCGCGGCCGCGCGCTCGCCCAGTTTCAGCGGGCCGTGCAGCTCGACGAGAAGTTCGTCCCGGGCTACCTCAACCTGGGGGCGCTGGCGCTGCGCTACCGCGACTACGCGGGCGCGGAGCGCGCCTTCAGCCGCGCCATCGAACTGGAGCCGGGCTCTCCCGAGGCGCGGCTGTATCTCGCCTACGCACTCGATGGTCAGAAGGGGCGCGACCCGAAGAAGGGGCTCGCGGCGGGCGAGGCCTTCGAGCAGGTGCTCGCCGCTCGCGCGGACCTGCCGGAGGCCGTGTGTGGCGCGGGCTGGGCCTACGCCGCGGACCGCGCCGGCTTCGAGAAGGCCATCGCCTTCCTCGACCGCTGCAAGTCGCTCGAGTCGTCCACTGAACAGGACCGGCAGATGATCACCGCCAAGGTCCAGGGCCTCCAGAACATGCTCAAGGCCCCACCGCCACAGCAGGCCGAGCAGGCCGAGGGCGAGAAGAAGGACACCGCCACCGGAGGCGCGGGCTCGATGCTGAACAACCTGCCCCAGGACGCGAACGCGCCCGCCACCGAGGAGTCGCCCGCGGCGCGGGAGGGGGCCCCCGCGGAGCAGGCAGACGCGCCCAGCGCGCCCGAGCCCGCACCCGCGCCTGTTCAGTAG
- the typA gene encoding translational GTPase TypA, with protein sequence MIPRQNIRNVAIVAHVDHGKTTLVDHLLRQAGTFRSNEHVAERVMDSNDLEREKGITILAKNTAVNYKGMQINIIDTPGHADFGGEVERGLRLVDGVILLVDAAEGPLPQTRFVLSKALAMGLKTVLVINKIDRQDARAPEVLDQVYSLYIDLGADDKQLEMPVLYTIARQGQASTQLDVPGKTLEPLYDAIINHIPPPPASDETTPQLLVANLDYDDYVGRLAVGRVQSGRFTPNMPVGVVREGGKVEQGKIVKLYGFSGLKRVEIQDAGPGEIVSIAGIEDVSIGDTFSDPEKPLALPRITVDEPTMMMIFKVNDGPLAGKEGKFVTSRNLRERLYREAYRNVAVRVEDTATPDAFRVVGRGELALAVIIENMRREGYELTASNPEPITKTIDGVLHEPMELLFCDVPENSVGAVTERLGPRKGRMTDMASLGSGRTRLQFRIPARGLIGFRSEFLTITRGEGIMSSQFDGFEPWFGYIPKRQNGAIVSDRLGDTVPYALFSIQERGYLFVGAGVTVYEGMIIGEHAHPSELNVNCCREKKLTNIRAAGRDENVILTPPREMGLEKALEWIADDELVEVTPKSVRMRKKALSVGERYRAERDRKREERAADAE encoded by the coding sequence ATGATTCCTCGTCAAAACATCCGTAACGTCGCCATCGTCGCCCACGTCGACCATGGCAAGACCACGCTCGTCGATCACCTGCTGCGGCAGGCGGGCACCTTCCGTAGCAACGAGCACGTCGCCGAACGGGTGATGGACTCGAACGACCTCGAGCGCGAGAAGGGCATCACCATTCTCGCGAAGAACACCGCGGTCAACTACAAGGGCATGCAGATCAACATCATCGACACCCCAGGTCACGCCGACTTCGGTGGTGAGGTGGAGCGCGGTCTGCGCCTCGTCGATGGCGTCATCCTGCTAGTGGACGCCGCCGAGGGTCCCCTGCCCCAGACGCGCTTCGTGCTCAGCAAGGCCCTGGCCATGGGCCTGAAGACGGTGCTGGTCATCAACAAGATCGACCGTCAGGACGCGCGCGCCCCCGAGGTGCTCGATCAGGTCTACTCGCTGTACATCGACCTGGGCGCGGACGACAAGCAGTTGGAGATGCCCGTCCTCTACACCATCGCGCGCCAGGGCCAGGCGTCGACACAGCTGGACGTGCCGGGCAAGACGCTCGAGCCGCTGTACGACGCCATCATCAACCACATCCCGCCGCCGCCCGCCTCCGACGAGACGACGCCGCAGCTGCTCGTGGCCAACCTGGACTACGACGACTACGTCGGCCGTCTGGCCGTGGGTCGCGTGCAGTCCGGCCGCTTCACGCCGAACATGCCCGTGGGCGTGGTCCGCGAGGGCGGCAAGGTGGAGCAGGGGAAGATCGTCAAGCTCTACGGCTTCTCCGGCCTGAAGCGCGTGGAGATCCAGGACGCGGGCCCGGGTGAGATCGTCTCCATCGCCGGCATCGAGGACGTGTCCATCGGCGACACGTTCAGCGACCCGGAGAAGCCGCTGGCCCTGCCGCGCATCACCGTGGACGAGCCCACGATGATGATGATCTTCAAGGTCAACGACGGACCGCTGGCGGGCAAGGAGGGCAAGTTCGTCACCTCCCGCAACCTGCGCGAGCGGCTGTACCGCGAGGCCTACCGCAACGTGGCCGTGCGCGTGGAGGACACGGCGACGCCGGACGCGTTCCGCGTCGTCGGCCGTGGCGAACTGGCGCTGGCGGTCATCATCGAGAACATGCGCCGCGAGGGCTACGAGCTGACCGCCTCCAACCCGGAGCCGATCACCAAGACCATCGACGGCGTCCTGCACGAGCCCATGGAGCTGCTCTTCTGCGACGTGCCGGAGAACAGCGTGGGCGCCGTGACGGAGCGCCTGGGGCCCCGCAAGGGCCGCATGACGGACATGGCGAGCCTGGGCTCGGGCCGCACCCGCCTCCAGTTCCGCATCCCCGCCCGCGGCCTCATCGGCTTCCGCTCGGAGTTCCTCACCATCACCCGCGGCGAGGGCATCATGAGCAGCCAGTTCGACGGCTTCGAGCCGTGGTTCGGCTACATCCCGAAGCGTCAGAACGGCGCCATCGTCTCCGACCGCCTGGGCGACACCGTGCCCTACGCGCTGTTCAGCATCCAGGAGCGCGGCTACCTCTTCGTGGGCGCCGGCGTCACCGTCTACGAGGGCATGATCATCGGCGAGCACGCCCACCCCTCCGAGCTGAACGTCAACTGCTGCCGCGAGAAGAAGCTCACCAACATCCGCGCCGCCGGCCGTGACGAGAACGTCATCCTCACCCCGCCGCGCGAGATGGGCCTGGAGAAGGCCCTGGAGTGGATCGCCGACGACGAGCTGGTCGAGGTGACGCCCAAGTCCGTGCGCATGCGCAAGAAGGCCCTGTCCGTGGGCGAGCGCTACCGCGCCGAGCGCGACCGCAAGCGCGAGGAGCGCGCCGCCGACGCCGAGTAG